The following proteins come from a genomic window of Aquimarina sp. MAR_2010_214:
- a CDS encoding M28 family peptidase, with translation MKTFFTAALLLLSTILIAQTDQRIYDIINAVSADRIETDVKKLANFGTRNTFSDTISETRGIGAARRWIKTEFETISKECKNCLDVFYQKDFVTKDMGSRVPHDAWVVNVVAVQKGTKYPNRYIIMSGDIDSRASDTMDFTTDAPGANDNASGMAGTIEAARVLSKYTFENSIIYVGLSGEEQGLFGGGGLAKYAKDKGWDIIGILNNDMIGNIKGVDGVIDNRAFRIFSEPTNLTDDEKKVRRRRFYGGEVDGISRQLARYVHKSVKTYMPEMNPMMIYRLDRFGRGGHHRPFNDLGYAGIRIMEAHENYTQQHQNIREENGIKYGDVVEHVNFEYAAKLTAVNAINLAGLAWAPPAPSEVKIGGIVEPSAKFKWKKVNDPNVKGYKIYWRDTTSPTWDHSRFVGDVDNFILNGIVIDNFFFGIATVGKNGHESPVVFPSEVFR, from the coding sequence ATGAAAACATTTTTCACGGCTGCCCTACTTCTATTATCTACCATTTTAATTGCACAAACCGATCAACGTATATACGATATCATCAATGCTGTCTCTGCAGATAGAATTGAAACCGATGTCAAAAAATTAGCCAACTTCGGAACTCGTAATACATTTAGTGATACCATTTCTGAAACCAGAGGCATTGGAGCGGCCCGAAGATGGATCAAAACAGAATTCGAAACTATTTCTAAAGAATGCAAAAACTGTTTAGATGTATTTTATCAAAAAGACTTTGTAACCAAAGATATGGGATCCAGAGTTCCTCATGATGCCTGGGTGGTAAATGTAGTAGCCGTACAAAAAGGAACAAAATATCCTAATCGCTATATCATTATGAGTGGTGATATCGATTCTAGGGCTAGTGATACTATGGATTTCACTACAGATGCTCCAGGTGCCAATGATAATGCTAGCGGAATGGCAGGAACAATTGAAGCTGCAAGAGTATTATCAAAATACACTTTTGAAAATAGTATTATTTATGTTGGATTATCCGGGGAAGAACAAGGGCTCTTTGGTGGTGGTGGATTGGCAAAATATGCTAAAGATAAAGGATGGGATATTATAGGAATCCTTAATAATGATATGATCGGAAACATTAAAGGAGTAGACGGAGTTATCGATAATAGAGCTTTTAGAATATTTTCTGAACCTACCAACCTTACTGATGACGAGAAGAAAGTACGTCGTAGACGTTTTTATGGTGGTGAGGTTGATGGTATTTCTCGTCAATTAGCCAGATATGTTCATAAAAGTGTAAAAACATATATGCCAGAAATGAATCCAATGATGATCTATCGATTAGATCGTTTTGGTCGTGGTGGACATCATAGACCTTTTAATGATTTGGGCTATGCCGGAATCAGAATTATGGAAGCTCATGAAAACTACACACAACAACATCAAAATATCAGAGAAGAAAACGGAATCAAATATGGTGATGTGGTAGAACATGTTAATTTTGAGTATGCCGCAAAACTTACTGCTGTGAATGCTATTAACCTGGCTGGTCTTGCCTGGGCACCTCCTGCTCCATCTGAAGTGAAAATTGGAGGTATTGTAGAACCTTCAGCAAAATTTAAATGGAAAAAAGTCAATGATCCTAATGTAAAAGGGTATAAAATCTACTGGAGAGATACGACATCTCCAACCTGGGATCATAGTAGATTTGTTGGTGATGTAGACAACTTCATTCTAAATGGTATTGTTATTGATAATTTCTTCTTCGGAATCGCCACCGTTGGAAAAAATGGACATGAAAGTCCTGTTGTATTTCCATCAGAGGTTTTTAGATAA
- a CDS encoding nuclear transport factor 2 family protein, translating into MKHPFVLLVLLTTIPSFSQTDTEIYLFDITKKDKTITLNNQRNISNNKGYDNQPSIFNDTIVLFSSTRNKQTDIAVYNSKNTTIDWITETKNGSEYSPTKIPNKDQISAIRLDQDGKQLLYRYDYKTGKSKVLLQGLKVGYHTWFNENILVSSVLEDNAMSLVVSNIKKETNHTFQKKIGRSLHKIPNSNLISYISKENKDWEIKSIDPITGITKKIINTIFESEDMCWLPDGTILMGKQNRIFRFNPKTDTGWSIFYTFMDKEVGNISRIATNAAGSMLAVVSDISPEHIVQKQVDAYNARDIDAFLDTYYDDVLIYKYPNTVRYKGKEAMRPYYDQKFKDEPNLSCEIKHRIILGNKVIDEEYVTYSDRIVKVISIYEVKNGKIAKVTFIRPQHDTDIEKNSENIINKQLEAYNARDIDAFVTTYSKDIKVYNFPYKFLYEGHEKIKKGYINFFKNTPDLNCKIKNRIVMGNVVIDEEFLTINKQHYSAIAIYEVKNKEIAKVIFIQ; encoded by the coding sequence ACCCTCTTTTTCACAAACCGATACCGAGATATACCTTTTTGATATCACTAAAAAAGACAAAACAATTACTCTTAATAACCAAAGGAACATATCTAATAACAAAGGATATGATAATCAACCTTCAATTTTTAATGATACTATCGTTTTGTTTTCTTCTACCCGCAACAAACAAACAGATATTGCTGTATACAATAGTAAAAACACTACAATAGATTGGATTACAGAAACTAAAAATGGAAGTGAATATTCTCCCACCAAAATCCCTAACAAAGATCAGATTTCTGCCATCCGCCTGGATCAAGATGGTAAACAACTCCTTTATCGTTATGATTACAAAACCGGGAAGTCTAAAGTTTTATTACAAGGCCTTAAAGTTGGATATCATACCTGGTTTAATGAAAACATACTAGTTTCATCAGTGCTTGAAGATAATGCAATGTCATTGGTCGTATCTAATATAAAAAAAGAGACTAATCATACTTTTCAAAAAAAAATAGGGCGATCACTTCATAAAATACCAAACTCAAACCTGATTAGCTACATCAGTAAAGAAAATAAAGATTGGGAAATTAAATCAATCGATCCTATAACAGGAATCACAAAAAAAATCATAAACACAATCTTTGAATCTGAAGATATGTGTTGGTTACCAGATGGCACTATCCTTATGGGAAAACAAAATCGTATTTTTAGGTTTAATCCAAAAACAGATACTGGTTGGAGTATCTTTTACACTTTCATGGATAAAGAAGTTGGTAATATCTCAAGAATAGCAACAAATGCCGCCGGTAGTATGCTTGCCGTGGTATCAGATATCTCGCCAGAACATATTGTTCAAAAACAAGTAGATGCCTATAATGCAAGAGATATAGATGCCTTTTTAGACACATATTATGACGATGTGTTAATTTATAAGTATCCAAATACAGTACGCTATAAAGGTAAAGAAGCCATGCGCCCTTATTATGACCAAAAATTCAAGGATGAACCTAATTTATCTTGTGAAATAAAGCATCGTATCATACTTGGTAATAAAGTAATTGATGAAGAATATGTCACTTATAGTGATCGAATTGTGAAAGTGATTTCTATATATGAAGTGAAAAACGGAAAGATTGCCAAAGTAACTTTTATCAGGCCTCAACATGATACTGATATTGAAAAGAATTCTGAAAACATTATTAACAAACAACTCGAGGCTTATAATGCGAGAGATATTGATGCTTTTGTTACTACTTATTCCAAAGATATAAAAGTGTATAATTTTCCGTACAAATTTTTATATGAAGGTCATGAGAAAATTAAAAAAGGATATATCAATTTCTTTAAAAACACACCTGATCTCAATTGTAAAATCAAAAATAGAATTGTTATGGGTAATGTAGTTATTGATGAAGAGTTCCTAACCATCAATAAACAACACTATAGTGCTATAGCGATTTATGAAGTGAAAAATAAGGAAATAGCTAAGGTTATTTTTATTCAATAG